A single window of Achromobacter xylosoxidans DNA harbors:
- a CDS encoding ABC transporter permease, producing MALFILRRLIQSLFVLLAVSVVVFFAVYAVGDPIELLVSPEASQAAREAMIARLGLDLPVWQQYTGFLWRALHGDLGTSFVHGIPAIELIVQRIPATFELVIVAIGLTCVIGIPLGLVAGLYRDEPLGRGIMASSVLGFSLPNFWQGMMLILLFAVWLGWLPATGRGDTVTVLGVRLSILTADGWSHLIMPAINLALANIALVLRLTASGVVEARSQDYVKFARAKGIKPGRIVRRHILRNILIPVVTVIGMEFGSLIAYSTITETVFAWPGMGKLLIDSVYQLDRPVVVAYVMLVTLIFVVINLVVDILYAALDPRVQLVTPAQ from the coding sequence GTGGCCCTTTTCATCCTACGCAGACTGATCCAGAGTCTGTTCGTGCTGCTGGCCGTCTCGGTCGTGGTCTTCTTCGCGGTATATGCCGTGGGCGACCCGATCGAGCTGCTGGTCAGCCCCGAAGCCAGCCAGGCGGCGCGCGAGGCGATGATCGCCCGCCTCGGCCTGGACCTGCCCGTGTGGCAGCAATACACAGGGTTCCTGTGGCGCGCGCTGCACGGCGACCTGGGCACCTCGTTCGTGCACGGCATCCCGGCCATCGAGCTGATCGTGCAGCGCATCCCCGCCACCTTCGAACTGGTGATCGTGGCCATCGGCCTGACCTGTGTGATCGGCATTCCGCTGGGCCTGGTGGCCGGCCTGTACCGCGATGAGCCCCTGGGCCGCGGCATCATGGCCTCGTCGGTACTGGGCTTCTCGCTGCCCAACTTCTGGCAGGGCATGATGCTGATCCTGCTGTTCGCGGTGTGGCTCGGCTGGCTGCCCGCCACCGGCCGCGGCGACACCGTGACGGTGCTGGGCGTGCGCCTGTCGATCCTGACGGCCGACGGCTGGTCGCACCTGATCATGCCGGCCATCAACCTGGCGCTGGCCAACATCGCGCTGGTGCTGCGCCTGACCGCCTCGGGCGTGGTCGAGGCCCGCAGCCAGGACTACGTGAAGTTCGCGCGCGCCAAGGGCATCAAGCCCGGCCGCATCGTGCGCCGCCACATCCTGCGCAACATCCTGATCCCGGTGGTCACCGTCATCGGCATGGAATTCGGCAGCCTGATCGCCTATTCCACCATCACCGAAACCGTGTTCGCGTGGCCCGGCATGGGCAAGCTGCTCATCGACAGCGTCTACCAGCTCGACCGGCCCGTGGTGGTCGCGTACGTGATGCTGGTCACCCTGATCTTCGTGGTCATCAACCTGGTTGTGGACATCCTGTACGCGGCGCTCGATCCGCGCGTGCAGCTCGTGACCCCCGCTCAATAA
- a CDS encoding succinylglutamate desuccinylase/aspartoacylase family protein gives MSSSPTASRPRPFLLACPDLAAERVGNTDTPGVWHFDSGVPGKRVMLSALVHGNELCGAWALKDALAAGLRPRRGSLTLAFCNLAAFDRFDPANYAPARFVDEDMNRVWSDDKLAQPISQERRRAAAIQPWVAQADWLLDFHSMSNSDVPLQLTGMEQRNIDLALSLGNPATIIADAGHAAGVRMRDYGRFGEAGDNGTRSLLIECGFHGAPEARGVALDQMARFLVAAGTVDEADLPAAWFAPQASAQRALRVTHAIAAKSADFRFAEPWKGLETLARAGSVIGWSEGEAVTTPYDDCVLIMPSTANLRAGVTVVRLAQPIV, from the coding sequence ATGTCCTCGTCCCCTACCGCGTCCCGTCCGCGCCCCTTTTTGCTCGCCTGTCCGGATCTGGCGGCCGAGCGCGTGGGCAACACGGATACCCCCGGCGTCTGGCATTTCGACTCCGGCGTGCCGGGCAAGCGCGTGATGCTCAGCGCCCTGGTCCACGGCAACGAGCTGTGCGGCGCCTGGGCCCTGAAGGACGCGCTGGCCGCCGGCCTGCGCCCGCGCCGTGGTTCGCTGACGCTGGCATTCTGCAACCTGGCCGCGTTCGACCGCTTCGATCCGGCCAACTACGCGCCGGCGCGCTTCGTCGACGAAGACATGAACCGGGTCTGGAGCGACGACAAGCTGGCCCAGCCCATCAGCCAGGAACGCCGCCGCGCCGCCGCCATCCAGCCCTGGGTGGCGCAGGCCGACTGGCTGCTGGACTTCCACTCGATGAGCAATTCCGACGTGCCGCTGCAACTGACCGGCATGGAACAGCGCAACATCGACCTGGCCCTGTCGCTGGGCAACCCCGCCACCATCATCGCCGACGCCGGCCATGCCGCCGGCGTGCGCATGCGTGACTACGGCCGCTTCGGCGAGGCCGGCGACAACGGCACCCGCTCGCTGCTGATCGAATGCGGCTTCCATGGCGCGCCCGAGGCGCGCGGCGTGGCGCTCGACCAGATGGCGCGTTTCCTGGTGGCGGCCGGCACGGTGGACGAGGCCGACCTGCCCGCCGCCTGGTTCGCCCCCCAGGCCAGCGCCCAGCGCGCGCTGCGCGTGACCCACGCGATCGCCGCCAAGAGCGCCGACTTCCGTTTCGCCGAGCCCTGGAAGGGCCTGGAGACGCTGGCGCGCGCCGGCAGCGTAATCGGCTGGTCCGAGGGCGAGGCCGTGACCACGCCCTACGATGATTGCGTGCTGATCATGCCGTCGACCGCCAACCTGCGGGCCGGCGTCACCGTGGTCCGGCTGGCCCAGCCCATCGTCTGA
- a CDS encoding M20 family metallopeptidase: protein MSAAIPSASRAAAVGRATAYAESGALQRDLATLVAHRTESQNPDQREALYDYLRAAIAPRLESLGCAWRVEDNPVAGGPPFLLAERIENPALPTVLMYAHGDVVRGYDEQWRAGLAPWRLTAEGDRWYGRGTADNKGQYCVNMTALEQVRAERGGRLGFNLRMLVECGEEVGSPGLHQACAAWREALAADVFIASDGPRLAADLPTLFLGSRGTLLFDLTVDLRGHAHHSGNWGGVLPNPGIILANALASLVDSRGRLLVDGLRPPAIPAAVRQALADIQVGQDDDAPDVDPDWGEPGLSLAERLFGWNTLEVLAYKTGNPDNPVGAIPPRASATCNLRFVVGTDWRQAEGILRRHLDARGLQQVNVRVRRGTPATRLDPDDPWARWAVASLAATTGKTPALLPNLGGTVPNDAFSEVLGLPTIWVPHSYPACCQHGPDEHLLASVAREGAAVMAGLFWDLGEQGAAVAAQRERLTAT from the coding sequence GTGTCAGCAGCAATCCCGAGCGCCAGCCGCGCCGCGGCCGTCGGCCGCGCGACCGCCTATGCCGAGAGCGGCGCCTTGCAGCGCGACCTGGCAACGCTGGTCGCCCATCGCACCGAAAGCCAGAACCCCGACCAGCGCGAGGCGCTGTACGACTACCTGCGCGCGGCGATCGCGCCGCGCCTGGAAAGCCTGGGCTGTGCCTGGCGCGTCGAGGACAACCCGGTCGCAGGCGGCCCGCCGTTCCTGCTGGCGGAACGCATCGAGAACCCGGCCCTGCCCACCGTGCTGATGTACGCCCATGGCGACGTGGTGCGCGGCTACGACGAACAGTGGCGCGCCGGCCTGGCGCCGTGGCGCCTGACGGCCGAGGGCGATCGCTGGTACGGCCGCGGCACCGCCGACAACAAAGGACAGTACTGCGTCAACATGACCGCGCTGGAACAGGTGCGGGCCGAACGCGGCGGGCGCCTGGGCTTCAACCTGCGCATGCTGGTGGAATGCGGCGAGGAAGTCGGCTCGCCCGGTCTGCACCAGGCCTGCGCCGCCTGGCGCGAAGCGCTGGCGGCGGACGTCTTCATCGCCTCCGACGGACCGCGGCTGGCGGCAGACCTGCCGACGCTGTTCCTGGGATCTCGCGGCACGCTGCTGTTCGACCTGACGGTTGACCTGCGCGGCCACGCCCACCACTCTGGCAACTGGGGCGGCGTGCTGCCCAATCCCGGCATCATCCTGGCGAACGCGCTGGCCAGCCTGGTGGATTCGCGCGGCCGCTTGCTGGTTGATGGCCTGCGCCCCCCGGCCATTCCGGCCGCGGTGCGCCAGGCGCTGGCGGACATCCAGGTGGGCCAGGACGACGACGCGCCCGACGTCGACCCGGACTGGGGCGAGCCCGGCCTGTCGCTGGCCGAACGCCTGTTCGGCTGGAACACGCTGGAAGTGCTGGCCTACAAGACCGGCAACCCCGACAACCCGGTGGGCGCGATCCCGCCACGCGCCAGCGCCACCTGCAACCTGCGCTTCGTGGTCGGCACCGACTGGCGCCAGGCCGAGGGCATCCTGCGGCGGCACCTGGACGCGCGGGGCTTGCAGCAGGTCAATGTCCGCGTGCGGCGCGGCACGCCGGCCACCCGGCTGGACCCGGATGATCCGTGGGCGCGCTGGGCCGTGGCCTCGCTGGCCGCCACCACCGGCAAGACTCCGGCGCTGCTGCCCAACCTGGGCGGCACGGTGCCCAACGACGCTTTCTCGGAAGTGCTGGGGCTGCCCACCATCTGGGTGCCGCATTCCTATCCCGCCTGTTGCCAGCACGGCCCCGACGAACACCTGCTCGCCTCCGTGGCGCGCGAAGGCGCGGCGGTGATGGCCGGCCTGTTCTGGGACCTGGGCGAACAGGGCGCGGCCGTGGCCGCGCAACGCGAGCGCCTGACCGCCACCTGA
- a CDS encoding ABC transporter substrate-binding protein, producing the protein MSANVFIRSALSTCTLAAALAAGAMAQAQSAPQTLRIGLSSEPTAMDPHYHQVTPNDAMTSHIFETLVGQDAKMNLVPRLATAWKAVDDTTWEFTLRDGVKFSNGQPFTPDDVIFTLCRALHNEQSIGGSYASVVQKLASIDVRDGNVLVIKTHLPYPLLPNDLTRNAMLWSGIVEHGPIRFEPKNNCGVTGPWPTISDFNSGKSAIGTGPYTLKSYVKGSAIELARNDAYWGDKPAWPNVRLIPVPAAGPRLTGLLAGDFDLIENPAARDVKRISETPGFGYVITPSVRVVYFQFDVARSPSPMVRAADGKNPLQDVRVRRAISMAIDRKAIAARIMDGAATPANQFLPDGMFGTLQPPPELKYDPAAAKKLLAEAGYPDGFELTISSTNDRYINDAQISQAVAQYLSRVGIKTTVDAMTRSVYFPKRAKREFSFAMGGWSSETGEASSFLQYWVSAFDKEHGLGTSNYGGYDNPAFDKVFKRALTTVDPAVREKLLQESLTLALADLPSIPLHFESSIWAFRKGLAYEGRADQYTLAMSAKPAN; encoded by the coding sequence ATGTCCGCAAACGTTTTCATCCGCAGCGCGTTATCGACCTGTACGCTGGCGGCCGCCCTGGCCGCTGGCGCCATGGCCCAGGCCCAGTCGGCCCCGCAGACGCTGCGCATCGGCCTGTCGTCCGAACCCACGGCGATGGACCCGCACTACCACCAGGTCACGCCGAACGACGCGATGACCTCGCATATCTTCGAGACCCTGGTCGGCCAGGACGCCAAGATGAACCTGGTGCCGCGGCTGGCGACCGCCTGGAAGGCGGTGGACGACACCACCTGGGAATTCACCCTGCGCGACGGCGTGAAGTTCTCCAACGGCCAGCCGTTCACGCCCGATGACGTGATCTTCACGCTGTGCCGCGCGCTGCACAACGAACAATCGATCGGCGGCTCGTATGCCAGCGTGGTGCAGAAGCTGGCCAGCATCGACGTGCGCGACGGCAACGTGCTGGTCATCAAGACCCACCTGCCCTACCCGCTGCTGCCCAACGACCTGACCCGCAACGCCATGCTGTGGAGCGGCATCGTCGAGCACGGCCCGATCCGCTTCGAGCCCAAGAACAATTGCGGCGTGACCGGCCCCTGGCCGACCATCAGCGACTTCAACAGCGGCAAGTCCGCCATCGGCACCGGCCCGTACACGCTCAAGTCGTACGTCAAGGGCAGCGCCATCGAGCTGGCGCGCAACGACGCCTACTGGGGCGACAAGCCGGCCTGGCCGAACGTGCGGCTGATTCCGGTGCCGGCCGCCGGCCCGCGCCTGACCGGCCTCCTGGCCGGCGACTTCGACCTGATCGAGAACCCCGCCGCGCGCGACGTCAAGCGCATCTCGGAAACGCCGGGCTTCGGCTACGTCATCACGCCGTCGGTGCGGGTGGTGTACTTCCAGTTCGACGTGGCGCGCAGCCCCAGCCCGATGGTGCGCGCCGCCGACGGCAAGAACCCGCTGCAGGACGTGCGCGTGCGCCGCGCCATCTCGATGGCGATCGACCGCAAGGCCATCGCCGCCCGCATCATGGACGGCGCCGCCACGCCGGCCAACCAGTTCCTGCCCGATGGCATGTTCGGCACGCTGCAACCGCCGCCAGAACTGAAGTACGATCCGGCCGCCGCCAAGAAGCTGCTGGCCGAGGCCGGCTACCCGGACGGCTTCGAGCTGACCATCTCGTCCACCAACGACCGCTACATCAACGACGCGCAGATCTCGCAGGCCGTGGCCCAGTACCTGTCGCGCGTGGGCATCAAGACGACCGTGGACGCCATGACGCGCTCGGTCTACTTCCCCAAGCGCGCCAAGCGCGAGTTCAGCTTCGCCATGGGCGGCTGGTCGTCGGAAACCGGCGAAGCCTCGTCGTTCCTGCAGTACTGGGTCAGCGCCTTCGACAAGGAGCACGGCCTGGGCACCAGCAACTACGGCGGCTATGACAATCCGGCCTTCGACAAGGTCTTCAAGCGCGCGCTGACCACCGTCGATCCGGCGGTGCGTGAGAAGCTGCTGCAGGAATCCCTGACGCTGGCGCTGGCCGACCTGCCCAGCATTCCGCTGCATTTCGAAAGCAGCATCTGGGCATTCCGCAAGGGCCTGGCGTACGAAGGCCGCGCCGACCAATACACCCTGGCCATGTCGGCCAAGCCCGCCAATTAA
- a CDS encoding ABC transporter permease gives MAQSPNTGRTRTVQPLADTPKRASILKKLRARPTVRGSVIALAILVLLVVFAPYFAPQNPYDLANLSLMDGRLAPRQALMDGSIAWLGTDDQGRDMLSAILYGLRISLMVGLSAVMLATAVGGAVGLVAAYVGGLVDTVLMRIVDFILGFPTILVALVLLVVLGRGVDKVILALVLVQWGHYARIMRSRALQERRKEYVEAAANLGFPAWRIMVFHLLPNCLGPVMVFATIQIATAIALEATLSFLGVGVPITEPSLGLLISNGFQYLLSGDYWISLFPGIALLLLILSINIVGDRLRESLDPRK, from the coding sequence ATGGCTCAATCTCCCAATACCGGCCGCACCCGTACCGTCCAGCCCCTGGCCGATACGCCCAAGCGCGCCTCGATCCTGAAGAAACTGCGGGCCCGCCCGACCGTGCGCGGCTCGGTCATCGCGCTGGCCATCCTGGTGCTGCTGGTGGTGTTCGCGCCCTACTTCGCGCCGCAGAACCCCTATGACCTGGCCAACCTGTCGCTGATGGACGGCCGCCTGGCGCCGCGCCAGGCGCTGATGGACGGCAGCATCGCCTGGCTCGGCACCGACGACCAGGGCCGCGACATGCTCAGCGCCATCCTGTACGGCCTGCGCATCAGCCTGATGGTGGGCCTGTCGGCCGTGATGCTGGCCACCGCCGTGGGCGGCGCGGTAGGCCTGGTGGCTGCCTACGTCGGCGGCCTGGTCGACACCGTGCTGATGCGCATCGTCGACTTCATCCTGGGTTTCCCGACCATCCTGGTGGCGCTGGTGCTGCTGGTGGTGCTGGGGCGCGGGGTCGACAAGGTGATCCTGGCGCTGGTGCTGGTGCAGTGGGGCCACTATGCCCGCATCATGCGCAGCCGCGCGCTGCAGGAACGGCGCAAGGAATACGTCGAGGCCGCCGCCAACCTGGGCTTCCCGGCCTGGCGCATCATGGTGTTCCACCTGCTGCCCAACTGCCTGGGCCCCGTCATGGTGTTCGCGACCATCCAGATCGCCACCGCCATCGCGCTGGAAGCGACGCTGTCGTTCCTGGGCGTCGGCGTGCCGATCACCGAACCCTCGCTGGGCCTGCTGATCTCCAACGGCTTCCAGTACCTGCTGTCGGGCGACTATTGGATCAGCCTGTTCCCGGGCATTGCGCTGCTGTTGCTCATTCTTTCAATCAATATCGTCGGCGACCGCCTGCGCGAAAGCCTGGATCCGAGGAAATGA